The DNA sequence CTCGCTTGCCGAGAAAGGCGGGGCAGTTTTTATCGCCGCGGCGAATGATGAAAGAAATGGCTTTTGTATTTGGTATGGTTCCGTCTAAAAACGGACGAGGTGCTCCGCGTTCGGGACGATGACGATCCAGGCGCCGTCGTGGCACTGGCGCAGCAGCTCGATCATGTCCCGGCGTTCGAGCGAAATACAGCCGGCGGTGGTCCAATGGTTGCGCGATTTGACGTGGACGAAGATGGCGGAGCCCTGTCCGGGCACGACAGGGTCGGTGTTGTAGCCGACGGCCATGGCGTAATCGTACTGATAATAGTCGGCCAGACGCTCGCCGCCGATCTTGCCCGCGCTCTCCACCCAGGTGTTGTAGATGTCGGGGCGCTTGACGTCGTCGACCCAGTAGGAGTTGGGCGTCACTGAGCGCCATTTCATGGCCGTGCCGGGGTTGGGCTTGTTGCCGAAGGCGTACAGGATTGGGAAGGCGCCGACGGGCGTCTTTTTGTCGCCTTCGCGCTTGTTTTCCGTCAGCCCCAGCCTGCCGCAGCCGCACGGCGCTTCCAGCGTTTTTTGCCAGGCGCTGGCGTCGCTTTTCTTCCACAGGGTCAGCGCTCGGTCGACGACGAGGATGATCTCGCCGGTTTTCTGCGCCGTTCGCGTCGCCGCGAGCAATTCGCGCAGATCGGCGGCCATGGCGGGGGCACCCAACGCCGCGGCGGCGAAAAGCGCCGGGAAAATTTTTGCAAGAGTACGTTTCATAACGAGCAACCTCCTCTTCGGAATGATCTTGTTTGGCGAGCCAAGCATAGCACAAAAACGTTGCGCTGTCTGCGCGAGTCCCGCTTCAGTCTCGTCCCGCCTCAGGATTTGACAGGGCGCCTGGAGGCGCTTAAAATATGTGAAAATGGAACGTCGCCGGGCGTCGGAAGCAGGTGAAAATCCTGCGCGGCCCCGCCACTGTAACCCCTGACGAAACGGTATCACGCTCACTGAGGGCTTTCGGCCTTTGGGAAGGGCGCCGCGGAGGACGATGGGGAGTCAGGATACGCGCCGGGCGACGCGAAGGAAGGCTTTTGCGCGGGCGAAATCTTTTCAGTGCAGCAGACATCACTGTCTCTAAAGGCACGGCCGCGGACCGTGTCTTTTTTTATGCCCGCGTTTTCTATAGAGGCGAGCCGGCGGGGGCCGGGTCACGTTTTTTTGCGCAGGAGGTTCACAGCATGAAAAAGATTCTTCGCAGTTTTCTTGCGGCAGCCGCTTCACTGGCCATGGCCGCGGCATCCTTCGCGGCGGAAACCGTTTATCCCGTAACCGTCGACAACGGCAATCGCCGGCTCGTCTTCGAGAAGGCGCCTGAACGCGTCGTCACCAACGGCGACAGCAACATCATCGAACTGATGTTCGCGCTGGGGCTCGAAGGCCGCGTGA is a window from the Pyramidobacter porci genome containing:
- a CDS encoding L,D-transpeptidase family protein, which translates into the protein MKRTLAKIFPALFAAAALGAPAMAADLRELLAATRTAQKTGEIILVVDRALTLWKKSDASAWQKTLEAPCGCGRLGLTENKREGDKKTPVGAFPILYAFGNKPNPGTAMKWRSVTPNSYWVDDVKRPDIYNTWVESAGKIGGERLADYYQYDYAMAVGYNTDPVVPGQGSAIFVHVKSRNHWTTAGCISLERRDMIELLRQCHDGAWIVIVPNAEHLVRF